Proteins co-encoded in one Arachis hypogaea cultivar Tifrunner chromosome 13, arahy.Tifrunner.gnm2.J5K5, whole genome shotgun sequence genomic window:
- the LOC112737923 gene encoding uncharacterized protein isoform X2 codes for MNPYDERRLIDEVIYLHSLWHQGPPQAPPPPNPILTPTQLYNNTIPFASENHISKPLNPYFNVSPWHLNPHRQHPPPIPLAPAHTGSLPPTSNNQKKKNKNKKNKARDRPRSPGLEWPCPAPSDPPSTGWPAPKKPRLEAPAVSPEEKERLGALRAQNKASQALRGFILNGDDDDCDDDDDDDDDAELEEYEGFFLRIFKEDDELRSYYQRRFENGEFCCLVCDAVGKKNSGKKYKDCVGLLQHAKSVLRTVKKLAHRAFGQAVCKVLGWDIDQLPVIAMKGEPLGSNLKIMPSNSEDEVKENADDGEGGTCKQNGKVVSMETNDQPDEECVNGVEQSIVGCSMIEKDLDNKDENLDEKILDIRFESGEGGAMTKVPHTCGQGYIGLRETILLKVQVACYFLLIMFT; via the exons ATGAATCCCTATGACGAACGAAGACTGATAGATGAAGTCATCTACCTCCATTCTCTGTGGCACCAAGGTCCTCCCCAAGCTCCACCACCGCCAAACCCTATTCTAACTCCAACACAACTCTACAACAACACCATTCCCTTTGCGTCAGAAAATCACATTTCTAAACCCCTTAATCCCTATTTCAATGTGTCCCCCTGGCACCTTAACCCTCATCGTCAACATCCCCCACCCATACCTCTTGCACCTGCGCACACCGGATCACTCCCACCCACCTCAAACAaccagaaaaagaagaacaagaacaagaagaataaGGCGAGGGACCGACCACGGAGTCCGGGTTTGGAGTGGCCATGTCCGGCTCCGTCTGACCCGCCATCGACGGGCTGGCCCGCACCCAAGAAGCCCCGGTTAGAGGCCCCTGCGGTGTCTCCCGAGGAGAAGGAGAGGCTTGGGGCTTTGCGAGCTCAGAACAAGGCGTCCCAAGCTTTAAGGGGCTTCATCTTGAATGGTGATGACGATGATTGTGATGATGACGATGACGACGACGACGATGCTGAGTTGGAAGAATATGAGGGGTTCTTTTTGAGGATCTTCAAGGAGGATGATGAATTGAGGAGCTATTACCAAAGGCGTTTCGAGAACGGCGAGTTTTGCTGCTTGGTTTGCGACGCGGTTGGGAAGAAGAATTCTGGGAAGAAGTATAAGGACTGTGTTGGCCTTCTTCAGCATGCCAAGTCTGTCTTGAGGACGGTCAAGAAACTGGCTCATAGGGCTTTTGGGCAGGCGGTTTGCAAGGTATTGGGTTGGGACATTGATCAGCTTCCGGTGATTGCAATGAAGGGAGAGCCTCTTGGGTCCAATTTGAAGATCATGCCATCCAACTCAGAG GATGAGGTTAAGGAAAATGCTGATGATGGAGAAGGTGGTACCTGCAAGCAAAATGGTAAGGTTGTGTCTATGGAGACTAATGATCAACCGGATGAGGAGTGTGTGAACGGAGTTGAACAGAGTATTGTTGGG tgttctatgattgaaaaagatcttGATAATAAGGACGAGAATCTTGACGAAAAGATTTTGGACATTAGATTTGAAAGTGGAGAGGGTGGAGCAATGACTAAG GTTCCTCATACATGTGGCCAAGGTTATATAGGCTTGCGGGAGACTATTTTACTCAAGGTCCAGGTTGCATGTTATTTCCTTCTAATTATGTTTACTTGA
- the LOC112737923 gene encoding uncharacterized protein isoform X1, which yields MNPYDERRLIDEVIYLHSLWHQGPPQAPPPPNPILTPTQLYNNTIPFASENHISKPLNPYFNVSPWHLNPHRQHPPPIPLAPAHTGSLPPTSNNQKKKNKNKKNKARDRPRSPGLEWPCPAPSDPPSTGWPAPKKPRLEAPAVSPEEKERLGALRAQNKASQALRGFILNGDDDDCDDDDDDDDDAELEEYEGFFLRIFKEDDELRSYYQRRFENGEFCCLVCDAVGKKNSGKKYKDCVGLLQHAKSVLRTVKKLAHRAFGQAVCKVLGWDIDQLPVIAMKGEPLGSNLKIMPSNSEDEVKENADDGEGGTCKQNGKVVSMETNDQPDEECVNGVEQSIVGCSMIEKDLDNKDENLDEKILDIRFESGEGGAMTKASLEYSDSNAGWVFKNSNSDSSSTALVWPLFKTNSSHCISSLSAEEQANVAVQQLQQKALKAYKKYLVANADSDSDDDDSNEEDEDDVSDHSPEKHEDFKFFLSLFTEDSDLRIYYENNNSKGDFYCLVCGAIGKKVWKKFKDCIALLQHSTSVKRTKRKQAHRAYSQVICKVLGWDIDRLPTIVLKDQPLSSSLEGSTKL from the exons ATGAATCCCTATGACGAACGAAGACTGATAGATGAAGTCATCTACCTCCATTCTCTGTGGCACCAAGGTCCTCCCCAAGCTCCACCACCGCCAAACCCTATTCTAACTCCAACACAACTCTACAACAACACCATTCCCTTTGCGTCAGAAAATCACATTTCTAAACCCCTTAATCCCTATTTCAATGTGTCCCCCTGGCACCTTAACCCTCATCGTCAACATCCCCCACCCATACCTCTTGCACCTGCGCACACCGGATCACTCCCACCCACCTCAAACAaccagaaaaagaagaacaagaacaagaagaataaGGCGAGGGACCGACCACGGAGTCCGGGTTTGGAGTGGCCATGTCCGGCTCCGTCTGACCCGCCATCGACGGGCTGGCCCGCACCCAAGAAGCCCCGGTTAGAGGCCCCTGCGGTGTCTCCCGAGGAGAAGGAGAGGCTTGGGGCTTTGCGAGCTCAGAACAAGGCGTCCCAAGCTTTAAGGGGCTTCATCTTGAATGGTGATGACGATGATTGTGATGATGACGATGACGACGACGACGATGCTGAGTTGGAAGAATATGAGGGGTTCTTTTTGAGGATCTTCAAGGAGGATGATGAATTGAGGAGCTATTACCAAAGGCGTTTCGAGAACGGCGAGTTTTGCTGCTTGGTTTGCGACGCGGTTGGGAAGAAGAATTCTGGGAAGAAGTATAAGGACTGTGTTGGCCTTCTTCAGCATGCCAAGTCTGTCTTGAGGACGGTCAAGAAACTGGCTCATAGGGCTTTTGGGCAGGCGGTTTGCAAGGTATTGGGTTGGGACATTGATCAGCTTCCGGTGATTGCAATGAAGGGAGAGCCTCTTGGGTCCAATTTGAAGATCATGCCATCCAACTCAGAG GATGAGGTTAAGGAAAATGCTGATGATGGAGAAGGTGGTACCTGCAAGCAAAATGGTAAGGTTGTGTCTATGGAGACTAATGATCAACCGGATGAGGAGTGTGTGAACGGAGTTGAACAGAGTATTGTTGGG tgttctatgattgaaaaagatcttGATAATAAGGACGAGAATCTTGACGAAAAGATTTTGGACATTAGATTTGAAAGTGGAGAGGGTGGAGCAATGACTAAG GCATCTCTTGAGTATTCTGATTCTAATGCTGGATGGGTTTTTAAAAATTCCAATAGCGATTCATCCTCAACTGCATTAGTTTGGCCTCTCTTCAAAACCAACTCATCTCATTGCATTAGCTCTCTTTCAGCAGAAGAGCAAGCCAATGTGGCAGTGCAGCAATTGCAGCAGAAGGCATTAAAAGCTTATAAAAAATACCTAGTTGCTAATGCTGATTCTGACTCTGATGATGACGACAGcaatgaagaggatgaagatgatgtGTCAGATCATTCTCCCGAAAAACATGAGGACTTCAAGTTCTTTCTGAGTTTGTTTACAGAAGACAGTGACTTGAGGATATATTATGAAAACAACAATAGCAAAGGAGACTTTTATTGCTTAGTTTGTGGAGCCATAGGaaagaaggtgtggaagaagtttAAGGATTGCATCGCTTTACTTCAGCATTCTACTTCGGTAAAAAGGACAAAAAGGAAGCAAGCTCACAGAGCTTATTCACAGGTCATCTGTAAAGTTCTTGGTTGGGACATCGATCGATTGCCAACTATCGTGTTAAAGGACCAACCCCTCAGTTCTTCCTTAGAAGGTTCAACAAAGCTTTAG
- the LOC112733304 gene encoding uncharacterized protein produces MFFNGPNNEPVLCRAFPTYLDGAALLWFSKLPAGSISSFEELAKSFIDYFAAARIYVHGSDYLGTIRQGPQESLKDYLTRFAEATMEIPDLDPAVHLHALKAGLRLGKFKETIAITKPRTLEEFRERTAGQMEIKELREANKTERRPRREEDRISRSTHNKDLGKPFKPTPKFDNYTRFNTRREKIIKEILNAKIIKPPARAGSYQDQSLLDKYIEGRKHKEGDRDKEERQPTSVNKETNKWSNSNQPKAIINCISGGFAGGGETTSARKRSYRAMLAIKGTAPLNNQDTPDLEITFNKTDICSTAPHLDDPVVISIQTGDLLVRKVLLDPGSSADVLFYSTFLKMNLSEKLIQPSSGELVGFSGERVPIKGYIWLKTTIGENPLSRTLDIQYLIVDCISPYNIILGRPALNMFRAVISTFHLCVKFQAQDGRIATINSDRQQARQCYNSSLKRSDTRQKQHEVKAVQTREEVLSLTELDPRGDTQERPQPTDELQKIQLTSKPEQVTYIGQALQEQERSDLIKLLRANSDLFAWTPADMPGISLDVICHKLATNPASRPIAQKKRNLGAEK; encoded by the exons atgttttttaacggCCCTAACAATGAACCTGTACTTTGCAGAGCTTTCCCGACTTACCTTGACGGAGCCGCTTTACTTTGGTTTTCGAAATTACCTGCAGGTTCGATTTCTTCTTTCGAAGAATTGGCAAAGTCTTTCATCGACTATTTTGCTGCAGCACGAATATACGTCCACGGATCGGATTACCTTGGCACAATTCGCCAAGGTCCTCAGGAGAGTTTGAAGGACTATCTGACCAGATTTGCAGAGGCGACAATGGAGATACCCGACCTAGATCCTGCTGTCCACCTACATGCACTTAAGGCCGGCCTCCGACTTGGAAAGTTTAAAGAGACAATCGCGATCACCAAACCGAGGACATTGGAGGAGTTCAGGGAGAGGACGGCCGGACAAATGGAAATCAAAGAACTGCGTGAGGCCAATAAAACGGAAAGAAGACCCAGGAGAGAAGAGGACCGAATATCAAGGTCAACTCACAACAAAGATCTAGGCAAACCATTCAAACCTACTCCGAAATTCGACAATTACACCAGATTCAACACGAGAAGGGAAAAGATAATCAAAGAAATACTCAATGCCAAAATCATAAAACCTCCAGCAAGAGCAGGTAGCTATCAAGACCAGAG CCTACTAGACAAGTACATTGAAGGAAGGAAACATAAAGAAGGTGATAGAGACAAGGAGGAACGACAACCGACCTCAGTCAACAAAGAAACCAACAAATGGTCAAATAGTAACCAACCCAAAGCAATTATAAACTGCATATCTGGAGGATTCGCCGGAGGCGGCGAAACAACGTCGGCAAGGAAACGTAGTTACCGAGCTATGCTGGCCATCAAAGGAACAGCACCACTAAACAATCAGGATACGCCAGATCTAGAAATCACTTTCAACAAAACAGACATATGCTCGACCGCCCCACACCTAGACGATCCAGTGGTAATCTCCATCCAGACAGGCGATCTATTGGTAAGAAAGGTCCTTTTAGACCCAGGTAGCAGTGCAGACGTTCTCTTTTATTCTACCTTTTTAAAAATGAACTTATCTGAAAAACTAATACAACCCTCATCCGGAGAACTAGTGGGGTTCTCCGGAGAAAGGGTACCGATAAAAGGGTATATATGGCTAAAAACGACAATAGGTGAAAATCCATTATCCAGAACCCTTGATATACAATACCTGATAGTTGACTGCATTAGTCCCTACAATATTATTCTCGGGAGACCTGCTCTGAACATGTTCAGAGCAGTGATATCAACTTTTCATCTATGTGTTAAGTTTCAGGCACAGGACGGCAGAATAGCAACAATCAACTCAGACCGACAACAAGCTCGGCAATGCTACAACTCTAGCCTAAAAAGGTCGGACACGAGACAGAAACAACACGAGGTAAAAGCAGTACAAACTAGGGAGGAAGTCCTATCCCTAACCGAGCTTGACCCCCGGGGAGACACACAAGAAAGACCTCAACCGACAGACGAGCTTCAGAAAATCCAACTGACATCAAAACCAGAACAGGTAACATACATCGGTCAAGCGCTACAAGAACAAGAAAGGTCGGATCTCATAAAGTTACTACGAGCCAACTCTGACCTGTTCGCCTGGACCCCAGCGGACATGCCAGGAATAAGTCTAGACGTCATTTGTCACAAACTCGCCACCAACCCAGCAAGCCGACCTATAGCTCAGAAGAAAAGGAACCTAGGAGCAGAGAAATAA